The following are from one region of the Gadus chalcogrammus isolate NIFS_2021 chromosome 19, NIFS_Gcha_1.0, whole genome shotgun sequence genome:
- the LOC130372222 gene encoding uncharacterized protein LOC130372222 has translation MDWDEERPVSPGSTVTTLMSCSGHLPPAHQTIRCGDQEFASASAALDAYIADFERWHLSPGALSRSTGPRLDLLPNVTPSPQPGCPRPPGTLRNRDVLTELLTESELYSLSLPATTSLRCRADEDEVDLTTEELLAIPSDGSLPVTKTTAYLTDLRHRSLCRPGNCFSPQPGGSCHSSGPLGGARDRSHAPSPNKWRDEDMDRKCLSRQEVTQLQNSQSAGPVIGADCLSSSHLSASFRDLGTAYYRRSYQPPGHAHSVHCSHLQSPSPILRSHHPLNRIGHAQCCHALYGHANPQQPMDGQLAASPSGFWEKAGSIPHRVPAWLDQLPGEDGQEQEEEEEQQQEEEEELLSVSLLTDDTPGVCPGAVDERRLLLAGTGHDPKGHAPIGCTNTGHAPMGFTHTGHPHTGPAHTEHAPTGYTHTGHAPRMSIGDLSCPLD, from the exons ATGGATTGGGACGAAGAGCGTCCAGTGTCCCCTGGGTCCACCGTCACCACGCTGATGTCCTGCAGCGGACACCTGCCTCCCGCCCACCAGACCATACGCTGTGGAGACCAG GAGTTTGCCTCAGCGTCTGCGGCGCTGGATGCCTACATCGCTGATTTTGAGCGGTGGCACCTGTCCCCCGGGGCCCTGTCGCGCTCCACGGGGCCCCGGTTAGACCTGCTGCCGAAcgttaccccctccccccagcctggGTGTCCCCGACCACCTGGGACTCTGCGCAACAGAGACG TCCTCACCGAGCTGCTGACAGAGTCAGAGCTGTATTCCCTGTCGCTCCCGGCAACCACCTCCCTGCGTTGCCGTGCCGACGAAGACGAGGTGGATTTGACAACGGAGGAACTTCTGGCCATCCCTAGTGATGGCTCACTGCCAGTTACCAAGACGACCGCCTACCTCACTG ACCTCCGCCACCGCTCCCTCTGTCGCCCGGGCAACTGCTTCAGCCCTCAGCCGGGGGGCTCCTGCCACTCAAGTGGACCACTGGGCGGGGCCAGGGACCGAAGCCACGCCCCCTCACCCAACAA GTGGAGGGACGAAGACATGGACAGGAAGTGTCTgagcagacaggaagtgacccaACTCCAGAACTCACAG TCTGCCGGACCAGTGATTGGGGCAGACTGCCTTAGCTCCTCCCACTTATCAGCCTCTTTCCGAGACCTAGGCACCGCCTACTATCGTCGCAGTTACCAGCCCCCTGGACATGCCCACTCTGTACATTGTTCCCACCTCCAAAGCCCATCTCCCATTTTGAGATCACACCACCCCCTAAACAGGATTGGCCACGCTCAGTGTTGCCACGCCCTGTATGGTCACGCCAACCCGCAACAGCCAATGGATGGCCAGCTGGCTGCGAGCCCATCGGGATTCTGGGAAAAAGCAG GTTCCATACCCCACCGTGTCCCCGCCTGGTTGGACCAACTCCCCGGGGAGGAcgggcaggagcaggaggaggaggaggagcagcagcaggaggaggaggaggagctgctctctgtgtctctcctaaCAGACGATACGCCAGGTGTCTGTCCAGGGGCAGTCGATGAGCGCCGCCTCCTATTGGCCGGCACAGGACACGACCCCAAAGGACACGCCCCCATAGGATGCACCAACACGGGACACGCCCCCATGGGATTCACCCACACAGGACACCCCCATACAGGACCCGCTCACACAGAACACGCCCCCACAGGATACACCCACACAGGACACGCCCCTAGGATGTCAATTGGTGATTTATCGTGTCCCTTGGACTAA